ttaattcaaaccctaaaataacttaacctaaaaaattaagagaactTAATTATAATGCCACTCCCAAAAGGAggtgcggttatcaatttggaaaatcCATATAGGGATCTGGGGAGTggcattataaatttggagagTGACATTATCTTTGTGTATACCGATattctggactatcaatgaaagaagcatggtaatgtgcacataaattgaattgggtctctaggactgccctctctgatgctatttgactttgatttgggggtatgGTTTCGCAGCAAAACACGTACAGAAGGGCTACTATTTAAGTTGTATTCTGAGATCAGTCACTTTGTACATATTGCCAtaagttaggtctgtctccaatccttccTCGCTCATATCCCCAATAATTAGAGACTACATGagttttgttgttattgttggagtggcattatccacgcccaaaattaaaattagtcttttttcatactccatgtacaaatgaaaaacatcatttactatagtttttattatgttattttaattttttctggagccgatgactattaatattgtaatgcatctttttatttttttagtatatatttcacCACTACTAggataaaatcctggttccatcTCTGCTTAGTTAGTAAGTTAGTTCACAGAGAGTTCAGAGATTGTCTATAGCCCTGAACCCCAATCGCCTCTCCTGGGGCTTGAACCTATCTCCATCAAAAGTGGCAGTGGGTGCATGATGCTTGAAAAGTCCTAGATCGCCTAggtatataaatataaatatttgctatgttccgaattttttcaatatcaacCCACAATCTATATCAATCCAATCAATCACTGGAAAACAATAAACATAAGAAcaccaagatatacgtggaaaactctaaacaagaaaaaaaccaCGAGAATGAATAAAGTACTATAAACATTGTGtagttacaagtaatcttaccttacaatttgaatcctcacaatcgAGCCTAAGACCTACTTACCGAATCTACGTTTACCACACTCATTGCTTGACCGCCGCtgtcttgaatccacaagccttccacATTCTTTCAGAAATCCACTGAAGAACAAGTCTAAGTTTGTAGAAATAAAGTTGTGAATACTTTTTGGAGTTTCATTGTGGCTTCAACGATTGAATCAGAAGTCCAAGACTCAAACGTAAAAATACCACTCCATCTTGTCTGAACTAGACCCacgtcctttttctttttttcccttctgcTCCTTTTGTTTCGTTCCCCTAGCATACAAAAGAATACTACCTTTTGTATTAGCTGTAACATGTGCACCACTTCCGCCTCATTTAGGCAGGTTTTATCAATTGATCTCAAATTGATACCCAGTCAATCCATTCCAATTGAGCTCTCTCCGACCACTTGATCTAAACGCGATTATTTCATTCAATCACttttaattacaaataaatattcgattttctttcactttctaaacagacactctagaaataaataataaataaattacaactcgataatcAGAGATACAATtaaatgtgtgttttgttttgaaatttgcCAACATAGAGAGACCATGACTCGTGGTCCTAACAATGCCAACTGAGCTAAGAGCACATTGGCTTGGTAGATTCAAACATAATCTCTATAgttttatgaaagaaaaattgTCGTACCGATTAGAAAGGTTCTCACTCTTGTTTTGCTGAAATCATGCACAAGAGTATTTTGTTAGGAGAAATCATTTTAACATTCAGATGAAATGTTCCCTCTATCCCCGTTTGTTTATCTACCTTTTTGCTATAGTGCACCCTTGTGTGAGGCATACATCtatcgatctcatcaatcaacagttcagattaaaaacaattttttaccggtaaaagatatttattatcggtcaaagttaaaaaatacattgcaaccgttgattgatgagatcgatgATCCGTGTGCCGCACTACACACGCACTACACTAGGGTGCACTAGAGCACCGCCGATTCCCATTTTAAGTTCGACTCTTGAAAGTTTTATTATGCCCTTTCTCGTAATAGTTTCATCATGCCCTTTCTCTTTGGaagcacaacaaaaaggtgattGATTTTCACTCTCATTCCTTATAAATGCAGTTTCTTTTTTGCCCTCTTGCAGTGTGAATTTCCAATGATGTCCTTCAAAACATGTGGAAGAGTCTCCGGATGAAGGGTTAATTTCATAAATTAACATGTAAATTAATaagcaaaaaaatgaaagagagagtaTAATTATGAAAATGGGGTGTGCAAAAATTACTATCCAAAACAAAGTTAAGAGTACAATCCTAAGCATTGAAAAATAATGCCCTTTTTATCTAATGCTAAAACGACAAAGGATACTTTTTATAACTCAAacctaaaaataaaatctttcgtCGTTTTAGCACTGgtcatacaaaaataaaaatactagaACCGCACTCTTGCACACACAAGAGTGTTGTTCGTGCACTTGTACGTGCAAATGTGTTATTGTAGCACtcttgagataaaaaaaagtgcattggaaaaataaaagaaattgatcTTCAtactcccccttttttttaagtgcactctattttttatctttactcATGTAGAATTAGAAAATTACCCTATATACCATTTTTTCGGTCACACATGAAAATGATAATTATGTAATTTTACATcactacaaaataaaaaaatatatatttggataaaaggagagtgtgaaaatcaattctcaaGAAAAATTCTACGCCCACAAACACGACACTTTACACACTGATCGGTATAATGTGTGTAGATCCCAACGTGAACCGAAGATGTGTGTTTGTGATCGCAGAAGAATTGTTGTTGTGAaaatgtttcttcttttttaaaactttttatttaATCGGCGTTTTTGAGAACAGAATCAGAAGTCGCACTTGACACAGTTTAGAGTGACAGATCATCATCccatggaggaggaggaggacaacGTGGCGCTCTCTTGCTCAATGCTGGTCCCTTTCCGAAACCCGACCCCCGCTCACCACGGCGGCGTCGTTCAGCCCGTCCGCCGCCAACTGGCGGTGGTGGTGCCCCCCACAACCTCCGCAATCACCGCCGCCTCCTCCTTCTCGGGGTTCGAACTCCCTCGCGGATGGTACGTGGAGAGCGTACCCCGCGCCGACGGCATCCGTTCCGACAGGGTCCCCTCTCTATTCCCTTGACTTTATTGCCCTTCGAAAAAGAATAAGTTGTGCTTGAATGCTGATTGTATGTAAATAGATTTTTATATACACACAAATGCGCGCCGCGATTGCGCATATATTGATTGATCttctgttgttgtttttttttcgattttactttttttttttttttttttttactttttcgattttacTTCGAATCCTGGGTTTTGGTTGCGTTGTCATGGTTTTAGagacatgaattttttttgttggtacgTGCGAGAATGAATTGAGATTCATAACATGCATGAAATGTTTAGTGTGCGTAATATAGTAGTACATCAAGTGTGTGATTGTTATTTTTGGGAATTCTGCTCTGAATTGACTGTTTTTTCTGCCCCATACCAGATTTCGGTAAAACGATAACAATTAGGTTTGACGagacttttatttttatttttataattcagTTGTCGGGGTTAGCTTACACGCATCTCGACTAATATTGGAGGCCCAATCTCAGCACCCACTTGCAGGATCAGCCCTGAAGGAGTTGATATTAAGCTATACATTTCGGCAGCTAATTCAACCATTGTACAAAATATGCACCAAgagattaaaacaaaaaaaaaaaagcttaaaaaGAGTTAGGGGGAACTGCTTTCCACAAACACTACATTTGCTATgattttctggtgtttggttggaCATAAAATTTACATGCACTTTAATGGCAAAAATTTTACCTCctaaaagctgaaaatgaactTGTAATTTCCTTTGTCCTGATAAACACTTGATTACTCAATGCACAAATCGCCTGAGAATATGCATACACAGAGTGAACCATGACTTTTGTGGGTCCCACTTTGTTTGTCCATGTTTCTATTCTCGGATGTCCAAAATGCATGTGTAACAAGTCCTTAAAGTATGttagttttccaaaattatccGTACGTAGGGGCTAAGATAAATTTCAGTTCTATTAAGACACGATTAAAACCACTCTGCTCTGCCGATAACCATGAATCTTTTTGTGATGCTGAACCGAGATACTAATATTAGCTATTGGGGTGTAGGATTTGAAATTACTGCTGGTAATTACAATGAGTTTTTGAGCTCTGTTTTGAGAGACATAAAAGGCTATTGGAGTAACGACGAGTCGATGACAATAACAATAAGCATACCATGTAAATGCATTGTCATTGTCACTAGAGCCTTTTGGCTTTGACCTTACTGTATGTGCGTATGCTATCTGAAATTGTGGTCACAATGTTCTTGATTATTAAGTTTTTCTAAATAATTTAACCTCTAAGTATCAAGTATAACAAATATGTTCAGTTAGATATAAAAATGATGGAAACTTCCAGCATTTCGTCTTGAAGGGTAAATGCTGATCCAAGTATCGAGACAAGTCTCAgggacaattttattttttttgaaattcctcCATGCGGTTGGAAGCCAGTGGGATGGTGGAGTCCGTTACTTTGGGAATCTGGCATAAAATATGTATCGATTCTTAAGTGCTTTCTGATGCAAGTCTATGTTAAATAGCACAGACCACAGATGTTATGGTGGTCTGGAAGATAATAGAAATTTGAGATGATCCAcctccaataatttttttttcataagatTAGCACCCATTTGAAAGTTTATTCTGGCCTGGTAGCATGTTTTGTAAGTTATCAGGAAATTCTTTTGTTGAATTGTATGATGCTTGTCTGAAACCATAGAGTTGCTATCCCCTTGTGCAGTATTACCATGAGCCTGAGACTGGAAAGAAGTTCCGTTCCACAAAAGAAGTTGAGAGATACCTAACAGGAGTGGAATATACACCACGGTCACGGTCAAGGTCAGATAGGCCATTCACACTGGGTAAAATGGTATGTCTGAGAGTTGCTTATTTTCCAGCTGACATTTGAAGATGTTTTTTTCTGTCATTGGCCTTGACATGCTTCTTTCTTACCTTTTACAGAGTTCACGTTCCAGGAAAATGATTGTTTCAGGAGGAATGGTAAATTTGGTCACttccttttttccaaaaagactGGTTACAGATGGAATCTCTCACGCACCTACAAGCTAGAGGAGATTAATAGAGCGTTTCCATTAGCACATCTGTTGTTAAGCAACCTATAGAAGTTGGTTATTATACAAGTTTACTCCtttggttcaaaatttgaacATATTAGACACCTCTATTGCGGTTTTGAATATCATACTAACTTTTACTCTTTGAAATTTCCCATATAACTAGTTTATATGCATGCAACCTCGCTAATTTTCAGACGTTATCTGCCACCTTAAGTGTTGGTTATTTCATACAATCGGAACTGTGACCTTACTTTTAGGTAGTTTTTGTGGGGGGTTCTTTTTCTCAATTTGTTTTGACGTTAGGACCAATTAgggcactttttttttccccgctCAGCCCTAACCTTGGAGCTTGCTAGCACACATTTTGAGACAACAAAATTTCTCCAGGTAAGATGCTGGCCCCTTAGGAGGGGAGTTTGGATTTTGGAGTCCATGCCATCCACCTGGGACGGCTGTCCTTCCAAGTATCCTACTTCCTGGTGTTCATTTCTGAATCTtctattttattattcaaattttttgaattttggacacGTTCCTTGTCTTTTTCATGATGAACAATTTCAAATGGTAACTGTCCAGAGAATCCAAAACAAATAGCAAGAATATATAGAAACATGAAATATTTAGTTGGAGTAGGTGTATATAAGATCAATTTTTTGGTGACATATACTAGAACCGGTACAAGGAGGGCTGATCCGTATCATTGACGCTGATCGGCTGATGCCACTGCAGTTGTTGCCACTGGATAAGAGGGGATCTAGCCGACGACAATTAGTTGTGGCCCCCACCGTCACTGCAGCTATGACACCGTTCAATCTCCCTGATGGTTGGGTTGTGGAGGAGGTACCCCGCAAGTGCCATGGTTGGTTTGACAAGGTGCAATTATCCTTTCTTTGAATagttttgcttttaaaaataggaaaatttgCACAAGTAttgttttttcctccattaCTCGAAATTTCTTTGCTTAAAGCTTGTAGAATTTTGGGAAACTTATTCTGGAATACAGAGACATCATTGATTACGTGTTCTactctttttcttgttaatcTATAACTGAAGTATTGTGTTTGCTAGGATAACCAGCAATGGGACGACTTTATCACGTAAAAGTAACCCCTAGGGAACAACCTAACAGCTTAGTTCACTTTCCCATAATAGACGAGACTCGAGTTTGAGTTTCCGTATATTACGTAAGTAACCATTAAGTTTTTTTGTCAAGTAAAATGCCTTAGGATGTATCGATAGAGATAGACGACAATTTTTCAGCAAAGTTACGTTCATTTGTGTGCATGTGCAATATAATTACTTGTTCATTTCTTCACTTGTTTCCTTTGTATGGGTTTTTGGAAAGTCTATTTCATTCAAGAAGGAGAAAAGGTTGTGATGTTCGAATGTTTTAATATCACAATACTGGTAGATAGAAGAATACCTTGATCCTCTTAAATTGCAGTATGTTATTGAATTATGGTGCTTGTAGACGAGCATACTTAAGaaactgaagttctttcttgaATCCAATATCACCTTGAAGAATATTGTAAACCCTATTCCATCAGATGAGACTTCACCAATGCCGATAatttcttcttgtgttcttccaCTGATATAAGAAGTGTGACAGACTGAATCTTGGTTAAGGAATTTATAAATGGCTTCTCTAGATATTTTTTATTAGACAGATATGGTAAATAAGTGAACCATTGTCCGGCTTCATGAGTCTGCTTCAATTTACCCTTTTCCTTTCGGGCTTGCTACCATGTTTACATTTGACACTGGTATGGACTTCTCTGTTTGCGTGTGTGTGGTGGAGGTGATCTGtccttcaattttttcattttcttgtgcAGTACTACTATGAACCTGGGACTGGACGGAAGTTCAGATCCCTGCTTTCTGTTCAGCGATATCTGGCAGAAGTGGGAGAGGATGCACCCCTTTCCCAGTTGTTTAAATCGGCCAACCGTGTTAAGGTTAGTTAATAGTTAACTTGGATTTTAGTTGGAGGCCCGCATCTTGCATTTAGTTAATACAAAGTCAGCCAAAGTAGAATTCACTGTGCTCCAGTTCTTCTTGACCATATGCACTGTCTGTTTTTGTCCCAGAAATTTGGATTGCAGAAGAAATTTTCTTCAGGGAAGTTGAAGAGTTCAACATCTGATATCCCCAAGCCACCGGAAAAAATCAACTGGGTTCTTGCTGATCCTAGAGGGAATACGTGGAACCCTTTCATTGGAGAATCAATGATTCCAGAACCTATAAAACAACGATGGGCCAATAGATTTGCGGTATCCATCGATGACACAAATTCTACTGCACATTTGTTGAAAGACAAAGGTACTTGTGCTTGGTTTACCAAAAACACAAAGGTCATGTTAAATGTTCTCACTATTTCTGGTACACTGTTCTATATGATTCGTTGATTTATTCATCCTCTATTTGTTGTTCTGAGTACAGTTGGAGTCAGAATATACATCTGACATGATCCATAGTATCTTAGGGGGATTCTATATTGGGGAAATGGATTCATTTATCCCCAACGGTTTTCACATTGTTAGTTTGGGGTGCATCTATTTGGCGCTTCTTAACTTCTGGGCTAGAAGTATTCAATAGCttgttttcaattattatttggATGTTTTGTGATCGCATGCGGACATTTTTCTTACGTTTTCGATTGTATCTTACTTATCTTGTGCCTGAAATTTCCATGCAAGGCCCAAACATATTACTGAACCGCATGGGAATCTctgtttatttattaattattttctttatttgcagTTCATGATGATTAGCAGCCGATGAACTCTGGGGGGAGATGTAAGATAAAGTTTTGGCAATTTTGTAGTGGGTTGGCACCAGGTTGAATGGGACTACACACCCCACTTTGTACAGTTTTGGCGACATTGATTATCCTAGCTGCTGTATAAATTCCCTGTTTTTATCTTTGATTGCCTCAGTAATGCTTGCTTAGTTCTTGTGATACTATTAACTTGCTGAGGTTCAGTGATCTTTGAAACAAGTTTGACTCATGGTTTCTTGAACTACTTATTAACCATGTCTTCGGCTGTTATACATATGGAACTGAATCTCATGCTAATCGACGCCATTTTAGCCAAACGACCCCCCTAGCTTCGGTATTGTCTCATTTGGACATAGTGACCGCATTAATACGCCGAGGGGAATTCACCATCACCTGAAGATGTTTGGTAGGCCTAAGATTTAGCACTGGCATGCTCAGCTTGTTGGTGTCCAACAAAGACTTTGATATCACAAAAGCACgtcaagaaaaggaaaaatgaaaggCAATTTCACAATCTAAATATTACAGTACAAATCTAAAACCTGAATGTAGCTTACGTCCCCTGTAATGCATATGCTTCACAAGCATGAATAAAGTCTCAAAATGTTCAGTACACCAAAGAAAAAGATTATAGTCCAAACCTCTGCAGCAATTATGAAAACCACCTATATAAATTCTATAAACTCAATTTCCTGTTCTATTCGAAAATCTCTGCCCCTCAACCTGGTTTTCTCAGCCATTCTTTATAAACTCATGTGTTGCACCTAGCCATGGACCATCCTATCCGACTTCGCTTAACCAAATCCGACTGGCTAATTTACCTTCATCGTCTTTTCGTGCTTGCACATTTAAGTCCAGTCTCAACCTCTTTTATCAATAATGTCACTGCTCAAAATCAGAGTCTTCCGGACACGTATAGAGATAGATTATCTCTCAAAACCAAAGCAGTCTTGTCAGCAAATTTACAAACCTCTTGTTTGTAGCCGGCGTCGTGGTGGTGAGACAAAACTAACTCATCATAAACATCATCTTCCATGTCAATCACAATGTTATGCAGAATGCAACAGACAAGAATAATCCTCGGCAACCTATTCTTGTCTGGTCTCCACATCACTCCTTGAATTATCCTCCACATCTCCTTCAACCTTGTCAACGCCCTATGTGCCACCACACGCGTGGCGAAATGCCGCTTATTGAACTCAACCTTCGATTCCGAATTCTCTTTCCCTTTAAAAGGGGTTATAAGCCAAGGCAATATCGGAAAACCTGAATCACCAACTATATATTCCCTTAGTTCTGTTCCTTCTGAGAGCTTCATCTTTTTCCCATTTAACCTCTCTCCTTTCTCACAAAGCTTGAAGAAAGTTGACCTCTGAAGCACATCGAAATCATCCATTTTTCCCGGCCATCCAGTAACTATATCACGAAACCTCATATCTGGGTCCACAATTGCTTGCAAAATCATACTATGGTTCTTCTCACGATCGAGCCACACATTACTGTCCATTTCGGTTGATGACAATAGCATAGTAATGTGGGTGGTGTCGATCGCGCCACAACAATTTGGAAGGCCTCTGATTTTCTCAAACTTCGATTTTATTTTCGTCATTTCTTGCTCAGTGGAAGGCCACTGAAGGTGGTGAATCCCTCTTTCTTCCATGGCCTCCACGAAACGCCATGTCAGTTGAGAGACGGTTGAGTGATTAGTGCCGAATGAATCCGCCACTGCTATTAGTGAATCACCAGAGCTCAGCCTCCTTAAAGCTATGGCCACTTGATCATTTAAGCACATTGGTTTTCCATTGCTAAACATGAAGTTTGATGTCTTGGCCATCATACCGTCCTTGACAAGGGAACATATATAGTTGAACGTTTTTCTGGAGATCTTGAACATGGACTCGAACTTTTCCAAGCCCTTTGACGGAGATGAAATACCTGCAGATAGAAGGAGAAAGAGGACATCATGTTTTGCAAGGGATTAATTGGTACAGAATAAAAGAGAACTTCTTTTATTTCCATCCTTTTTCACCTTTTGTTGACTTACTTTTTCAACAACCAACTGTTATATCCATCAAGCCCAAGTGATTTCTTTCTACATCACACTATATAAACTTGGGAAGTGAAAAGTAAGCTCCAAGGTAGACATACGTATATGAACAAGTGTTGCAAAGCTGACTGTGAATGAAGGGGTGAACAAGCAGATTGACCATACAAATTGCAGATCACATCACATGATACAGATATCAAGCTATATTAACACATATTTGGTCTTCCTTCCATCAGTCATTAGTTTATAATCATCAGAGCGGAATCTAAGCCTCGTGTTTGACATTTCATTCGTGCTTGACAGGAAGCACTCATCGtttttatcacataccacactTAACCAATTTCCCTCATAATGCTGAACAAGCAAAAGAAGCAACCATCTTAATCACttctgaaaaaaagaaaatctgaaACATCTGGGGTGAAACCCTCTCTATTTTCACAAGAAGTCTCTTTCCCATCCATCAGCATTGGTTCTTCCACGAAATTCATAAGAGGCATATGTAATAAACATGGTTCAAGGAAGGCAAAAAGGGACAGACTTGCATTTTTCATGACATGGAAAAACCAGGAACTTGCAATTTAGAACTTTAAAAGGGACATGATGCTCATTACTGTAAACTGAGTTGAGCTAACCTAACTCCAGAGTTGCTAGACAATTGCATGGTTTACACGGATGACTGATAGGCACAGTACAATACTTCTTGTAAACTGTTTTCAAAAAGAAGCTTGATGTTGTTTTAAAAATGCAAGCAACCTAAGAAATACGCGTCAATCCCACCTAAATGTGCCAACTGACACATGCTTGGAGAATCTCACCTGTGATGCATAATAACATTTGACCCTCTAAAAGTTGGCCCTAATTTCTCAGTTCTGCAGTTGTAATTTTATCAGTCACCTATCAGAATCTAGGTATTATTAGTAGCTTACATGCCTTGTGTCCTTGCAAGTTATTGTGACTCCCACATAAGGTTAGCAACTCGTGATTGTTCTGCCAAATTGCATACTCACGTAGTCAACTCATAAAACGAAGGTACAATTACTAGCCAACATGCCTTCTATCCTTGTAATGACAGGTCATCAAAGTTAACAA
The sequence above is a segment of the Rhododendron vialii isolate Sample 1 chromosome 13a, ASM3025357v1 genome. Coding sequences within it:
- the LOC131314786 gene encoding methyl-CpG-binding domain-containing protein 7 isoform X2, with the translated sequence MEEEEDNVALSCSMLVPFRNPTPAHHGGVVQPVRRQLAVVVPPTTSAITAASSFSGFELPRGWYVESVPRADGIRSDRYYHEPETGKKFRSTKEVERYLTGVEYTPRSRSRSDRPFTLGKMSSRSRKMIVSGGMLLPLDKRGSSRRQLVVAPTVTAAMTPFNLPDGWVVEEVPRKCHGWFDKYYYEPGTGRKFRSLLSVQRYLAEVGEDAPLSQLFKSANRVKKFGLQKKFSSGKLKSSTSDIPKPPEKINWVLADPRGNTWNPFIGESMIPEPIKQRWANRFAVSIDDTNSTAHLLKDKVHDD
- the LOC131314785 gene encoding protein ALP1-like, translated to MGPVKGYKKRRKVEPNVSASGSSEEGSLDWWDALSKRIGGISSPSKGLEKFESMFKISRKTFNYICSLVKDGMMAKTSNFMFSNGKPMCLNDQVAIALRRLSSGDSLIAVADSFGTNHSTVSQLTWRFVEAMEERGIHHLQWPSTEQEMTKIKSKFEKIRGLPNCCGAIDTTHITMLLSSTEMDSNVWLDREKNHSMILQAIVDPDMRFRDIVTGWPGKMDDFDVLQRSTFFKLCEKGERLNGKKMKLSEGTELREYIVGDSGFPILPWLITPFKGKENSESKVEFNKRHFATRVVAHRALTRLKEMWRIIQGVMWRPDKNRLPRIILVCCILHNIVIDMEDDVYDELVLSHHHDAGYKQEVCKFADKTALVLRDNLSLYVSGRL
- the LOC131314786 gene encoding methyl-CpG-binding domain-containing protein 7 isoform X1 is translated as MEEEEDNVALSCSMLVPFRNPTPAHHGGVVQPVRRQLAVVVPPTTSAITAASSFSGFELPRGWYVESVPRADGIRSDRYYHEPETGKKFRSTKEVERYLTGVEYTPRSRSRSDRPFTLGKMSSRSRKMIVSGGMLLPLDKRGSSRRQLVVAPTVTAAMTPFNLPDGWVVEEVPRKCHGWFDKYYYEPGTGRKFRSLLSVQRYLAEVGEDAPLSQLFKSANRVKKFGLQKKFSSGKLKSSTSDIPKPPEKINWVLADPRGNTWNPFIGESMIPEPIKQRWANRFAVSIDDTNSTAHLLKDKGTCAWFTKNTKVMLNVLTISGTLFYMIR